Proteins from a single region of Strix aluco isolate bStrAlu1 chromosome 5, bStrAlu1.hap1, whole genome shotgun sequence:
- the ATF7IP gene encoding activating transcription factor 7-interacting protein 1 isoform X2, with protein MGARDSAPVQAAARMRVAVFAQRWQQVGIGVWGGAFLRPPTCGGFSVAAVAGHRVKMDSTDEPQKKVFKARKTMRASDRQQLEAVYKVKEELLKTTEVKLLNGKHENGDSDLNSSLSSTDCMEDKREVNGLVDLCANSEEGRTASDDISEAKSPESRAGDIINDIEPKPLTLPPENVTPEQDKSTDSALACEAENGVLGSNKDNFHEENNTKDHLDQRESNIPSEGESKSVCDISDSSEENGETNDLTINSNSSDEEKRTEEVTVEDTVGEDAISSSMEANQEPKDKQDGTAGLSETTVQKTDEPSESTLDNTDTMETDEIIPILEKLAPAEDELSCFSKSSLLPGDDTVPDLEEKIDNCLGSPSKQESNESLPKEAFLVLSDEEDPCDEKEEHAEVLLPNKSSLPEEVEEERRKEREEDKGGEETHKEEEKHTEKSEVSRRKRSKSEDMDSVHSKRRRYMGEDYEAELQVKITARKDVDQKLEKVIQRLLEEKLTALQCAVFDKTLADLKTRIEKVECNKRHKTVLTELQAKIARLTKRFGAAREDLKKRQENAPNVPLSPAKTASDTANTNNVTYRNAGTVRQMLESKRSVGESTPATFQATVNAVPASSLAVPPAVVSGLPKPQAPMTSTSSLTTTVLPTANTATVVGTNQLPSGSTPSVSVSLQSLPVILHVPVAVSSQPQILQGHTGTLVTNQQSGNVEFISVQSSSTVGSLTKTTVSLASTNPPKPNNSPSVPSPGTQRNSPASAGSIGTTLAVQAVSTAHPVAQATRTSLPTVGTSGLYNAASSRAPLQMKIPLSAFSSTAPIEPPTITAPRVENQASKPPTDTSANKRTAEGTTQQLKQEETSSENKEAVEAAQTNFNFPEDVLFGLEEEEEDAKSIKNTHKQTGWAANLLKQWLAKNGKDPSFELVPVSELNDILREFYYTIRNHDGNTYSVASYKSMRAGLNRHLKMPPYNRQICLMKDKEFASANMVFVSVLKMLRMQGKDETHHHPPIAAEDLRKIKQSGVLGLHSPLALVNKVWFDLQLHFAKRGRELLRDLAPDAFVVEKDKNGRRYAMFRYPGKGKNGEDPHKMGKMYDMPGDPNCPVFSLELYLSKLPPEPPAFYLHPLKLTSEQMQEQPVWYKREPMGVNYLGTMMPRISVAARLSQRYTNHSLRTTTIQLLCEAGLGPREIMAVTGHRSESAIRHYWGAAEVRYRAWSDIMENNTPNYLYSKIPNEVIKESLSGASTSSVNHVVLEQSKILFPKKSLVPPGTNSVTLVPEGHPALNSKSPILLSHSSSMVFLPKNMASGNLTASPLQGCCNEPVFIKRVIKQEPMT; from the exons aGTCAAGATGGATAGCACAGATGAACCTCAGAAGAAGGTCTTTAAAGCACGAAAAACAATGAGAGCAAGTGATCGACAACAACTTGAAGCTGTCTATAAGGTTAAAGAGGAGCTGTTGAAGACAACTGAAGTTAAACTGTTAAATGGAAAGCATGAGAATGGAGATTCTGATTTAAATTCCTCTTTAAGCAGTACAGACTGTATGGAGGACAAGAGGGAAGTTAATGGCCTAGTGGACTTGTGTGCTAACTCTGAAGAAGGAAGAACAGCTTCTGATGACATTAGTGAAGCCAAAAGCCCTGAAAGTAGGGCAGGGGACATAATCAATGACATAGAACCCAAACCTCTAACGCTGCCTCCAGAGAATGTTACTCCTGAGCAGGATAAAAGTACTGATAGTGCTTTAGCTTGTGAAGCTGAAAATGGAGTGCTTGGTAGCAATAAAGATAACTTCcatgaagaaaataatacaaaagatCATTTGGACCAAAGAGAGAGTAACATCCCATCAGAAGGTGAAAGTAAATCAGTTTGTGATATTAGTGACTCTTCTGAAGAGAACGGAGAAACAAATGACTTAACAATTAATTCCAATTCATCTGATGAGGAAAAGAGGACTGAAGAAGTAACTGTTGAAGACACTGTTGGAGAAGACGCCATCTCTAGCAGTATGGAAGCTAACCAGGAACCAAAGGACAAACAAGACGGCACTGCAGGTCTTTCAGAAACCACTGTTCAGAAGACAGATGAGCCAAGTGAAAGTACCTTGGACAATACTGACACTATGGAAACAGATGAAATTATTCCAATTTTGGAAAAACTGGCCCCTGCTGAAGATGAACTGAGCTGTTTTTCTAAAAGTTCTCTGCTTCCAGGGGATGACACAGTCCCAGATTTAGAAGAGAAAATAGACAACTGTTTGGGTTCACCATCCAAGCAGGAAAGCAATGAAAGTCTGCCAAAAGAGGCTTTCTTAGTACTGTCTGATGAAGAGGATCCCTGTGATGAGAAGGAGGAACATGCTGAAGTGCTACTACCAAACAAGTCAAGTCTTCCAG aagaggtggaggaggagagaagaaaggaacgTGAGGAGGataaaggaggagaagagacccacaaagaagaagagaaacacacagagaaaa GTGAAGTGTCAAGGAGAAAGCGTTCCAAATCTGAGGACATGGACAGTGTTCATTCTAAACGTCGTCGGTACATGGGAGAAGATTATGAAGCAGAACTCCAAGTAAAAATTACAGCCAGAAAGGATGTTGACCAAAAATTAGAAAAG GTTATCCAGAGACTGCTAGAAGAAAAACTTACTGCTTTACAGTGTGCTGTATTTGACAAGACTCTGGCGGACTTGAAAACACGAATAGAGAAAGTAGAATGTAACAAGAGGCATAAGACTGTGCTTACTGAACTACAG GCTAAAATTGCTAGATTGACAAAGCGGTTTGGAGCAGCCAGGGAGGACCTGAAGAAAAGACAGGAA aATGCGCCAAATGTACCTCTGTCTCCAGCGAAGACAGCAAGTGACACTGCAAACACAAACAATGTGACTTATCG AAATGCTGGCACAGTGAGGCAGATGCTGGAGTCAAAGAGGAGTGTAGGTGAGAGCACGCCAGCAACTTTTCAAGCCACTGTGAATGCAG TGCCAGCTTCCAGTCTTGCTGTTCCTCCAGCAGTTGTCAGTGGACTTCCTAAGCCTCAGGCTCCAATGACCTCCACCAGCTCTTTGACAACAACAGTTCTTCCTACAGCTAATACAGCTACAGTTGTAGGCACTAACCAACTGCCCAGTGGCAGCACTCCATCAGTGTCTGTCTCATTGCAGTCTTTGCCCGTAATCTTACACGTACCTGTTGCAGTGTCATCCCAGCCTCAGATCCTGCAAGGTCACACAGGGACCTTGGTCACTAACCAACAGTCAGGCAACGTTGAATTTATATCCGTACAAAGCTCATCTACAGTTGGTAGCCTTACCAAAACTACAGTGTCTTTGGCATCAACTAACCCACCTAAACCAAATAACAGCCCATCTGTGCCCAGTCCTGGTACACAGAGGAACTCTCCAGCCAGTGCTGGGTCAATAGGCACAACGTTGGCAGTACAGGCTGTTTCTACTGCACATCCTGTTGCCCAGGCCACAAGGACTTCTTTGCCCACAGTGGGTACTTCAGGACTTTATAATGCTGCCAGCAGTCGAGCCCCCCTACAGATGAAGATTCCCCTCTCTGCATTTAGTAGTACAGCTCCTATTGAACCACCCACCATTACAGCACCCCGAGTTG AAAACCAGGCAAGCAAGCCACCAACAGATACTTCGGCAAACAAGCGAACTGCTGAGGGAACAACACAG CAGTTGAAACAGGAAGAGACTTCATCAGAAAATAAAGAAGCGGTAGAAGCAGCACAGACGAATTTTAACTTCCCTGAGGATGTCCTCTTTGgcttggaggaagaggaagaggatgctAAGAGCATCAAAAACACCCACAAGCAGACTGGCTGGGCAGCTAACCTATTAAAACAATGGCTGGCCAAAAATGGCAAGGATCCTAGCTTTGAATTGGTCCCAGTAAGTGAACTCAATGATATCTTAAGAGAGTTTTATTACACAATAAGAAATCATGATGGAAATACCTACAGTGTGGCAAGCTACAAGTCAATGCGTGCTGGCTTAAACCGGCATCTCAAAATGCCACCTTATAATCGTCAGATTTGCTTAATGAAGGACAAAGAGTTTGCTAGTGCAAACATGGTATTTGTGAGTGTGCTGAAGATGCTGCGCATGCAGGGAAAGGATGAGACTCACCACCATCCTCCTATAGCTGCTGAGGACTTGCGTAAGATTAAACAATCTGGTGTGCTGGGATTGCACAGTCCACTGGCACTCGTCAACAAGGTGTGGTTTGATTTGCAGTTGCATTTTGCCAAACGAGGGAGGGAACTTTTAAGAGATCTGGCTCCAGATGCTTTTGTTGTTGAGAAGGACAAGAACGGGCGTCGATACGCTATGTTTAGGTATCCTGgcaaaggaaaaaatggagaagatCCTCataaaatgggtaaaatgtaTGATATGCCAGGGGACCCAAACTGTCCTGTTTTTTCCTTGGAGCTTTATTTGTCTAAGTTGCCTCCGGAGCCCCCTGCCTTTTACCTGCATCCTTTAAAGCTAACGTCAGAGCAAATGCAAGAACAGCCTGTCTGGTACAAAAGAGAACCAATGGGTGTGAACTACTTAGGTACCATGATGCCCAGGATAAGTGTGGCAGCCAGGCTGTCTCAGCGATACACCAATCATTCTCTCCGAACTACTACCATCCAACTACTGTGTGAAGCAGGACTGGGGCCTAGAGAAATAATGGCAGTGACAGGCCATCGCTCTGAGTCTGCTATTAGACACTACTGGGGAGCTGCGGAAGTTCGCTACAGGGCTTGGTCAGATATAATGGAGAATAACACCCCCAATTACCTATATAGCAAGATCCCAAATGAAGTGATAAAAGAATCACTATCTGGTGCCTCCACCTCTTCTGTAAACCATGTTGTTCTAGAACAAAGCAAAATTCTATTCCCTAAGAAATCTCTTGTGCCACCTGGCACTAATTCTGTGACTTTAGTCCCTGAGGGACACCCGGCTCTGAATTCCAAAAGCCCCATCCTGTTGAGCCACAGTTCTTCCATGGTGTTTCTCCCCAAGAACATGGCCAGTGGGAACCTAACTGCCAGTCCCCTTCAAGGCTGTTGTAACGAACCTGTCTTTATAAAGCGTGTGATAAAACAAGAACCAATGACTTGA
- the ATF7IP gene encoding activating transcription factor 7-interacting protein 1 isoform X4 encodes MQMSYTSVAYSEEETHFARAHLLARVKMDSTDEPQKKVFKARKTMRASDRQQLEAVYKVKEELLKTTEVKLLNGKHENGDSDLNSSLSSTDCMEDKREVNGLVDLCANSEEGRTASDDISEAKSPESRAGDIINDIEPKPLTLPPENVTPEQDKSTDSALACEAENGVLGSNKDNFHEENNTKDHLDQRESNIPSEGESKSVCDISDSSEENGETNDLTINSNSSDEEKRTEEVTVEDTVGEDAISSSMEANQEPKDKQDGTAGLSETTVQKTDEPSESTLDNTDTMETDEIIPILEKLAPAEDELSCFSKSSLLPGDDTVPDLEEKIDNCLGSPSKQESNESLPKEAFLVLSDEEDPCDEKEEHAEVLLPNKSSLPEEVEEERRKEREEDKGGEETHKEEEKHTEKSEVSRRKRSKSEDMDSVHSKRRRYMGEDYEAELQVKITARKDVDQKLEKVIQRLLEEKLTALQCAVFDKTLADLKTRIEKVECNKRHKTVLTELQAKIARLTKRFGAAREDLKKRQENAPNVPLSPAKTASDTANTNNVTYRNAGTVRQMLESKRSVGESTPATFQATVNAVPASSLAVPPAVVSGLPKPQAPMTSTSSLTTTVLPTANTATVVGTNQLPSGSTPSVSVSLQSLPVILHVPVAVSSQPQILQGHTGTLVTNQQSGNVEFISVQSSSTVGSLTKTTVSLASTNPPKPNNSPSVPSPGTQRNSPASAGSIGTTLAVQAVSTAHPVAQATRTSLPTVGTSGLYNAASSRAPLQMKIPLSAFSSTAPIEPPTITAPRVENQASKPPTDTSANKRTAEGTTQLSDQKVVRCVPYTCGIFDGTTLINCFEKQLKQEETSSENKEAVEAAQTNFNFPEDVLFGLEEEEEDAKSIKNTHKQTGWAANLLKQWLAKNGKDPSFELVPVSELNDILREFYYTIRNHDGNTYSVASYKSMRAGLNRHLKMPPYNRQICLMKDKEFASANMVFVSVLKMLRMQGKDETHHHPPIAAEDLRKIKQSGVLGLHSPLALVNKVWFDLQLHFAKRGRELLRDLAPDAFVVEKDKNGRRYAMFRYPGKGKNGEDPHKMGKMYDMPGDPNCPVFSLELYLSKLPPEPPAFYLHPLKLTSEQMQEQPVWYKREPMGVNYLGTMMPRISVAARLSQRYTNHSLRTTTIQLLCEAGLGPREIMAVTGHRSESAIRHYWGAAEVRYRAWSDIMENNTPNYLYSKIPNEVIKESLSGASTSSVNHVVLEQSKILFPKKSLVPPGTNSVTLVPEGHPALNSKSPILLSHSSSMVFLPKNMASGNLTASPLQGCCNEPVFIKRVIKQEPMT; translated from the exons aGTCAAGATGGATAGCACAGATGAACCTCAGAAGAAGGTCTTTAAAGCACGAAAAACAATGAGAGCAAGTGATCGACAACAACTTGAAGCTGTCTATAAGGTTAAAGAGGAGCTGTTGAAGACAACTGAAGTTAAACTGTTAAATGGAAAGCATGAGAATGGAGATTCTGATTTAAATTCCTCTTTAAGCAGTACAGACTGTATGGAGGACAAGAGGGAAGTTAATGGCCTAGTGGACTTGTGTGCTAACTCTGAAGAAGGAAGAACAGCTTCTGATGACATTAGTGAAGCCAAAAGCCCTGAAAGTAGGGCAGGGGACATAATCAATGACATAGAACCCAAACCTCTAACGCTGCCTCCAGAGAATGTTACTCCTGAGCAGGATAAAAGTACTGATAGTGCTTTAGCTTGTGAAGCTGAAAATGGAGTGCTTGGTAGCAATAAAGATAACTTCcatgaagaaaataatacaaaagatCATTTGGACCAAAGAGAGAGTAACATCCCATCAGAAGGTGAAAGTAAATCAGTTTGTGATATTAGTGACTCTTCTGAAGAGAACGGAGAAACAAATGACTTAACAATTAATTCCAATTCATCTGATGAGGAAAAGAGGACTGAAGAAGTAACTGTTGAAGACACTGTTGGAGAAGACGCCATCTCTAGCAGTATGGAAGCTAACCAGGAACCAAAGGACAAACAAGACGGCACTGCAGGTCTTTCAGAAACCACTGTTCAGAAGACAGATGAGCCAAGTGAAAGTACCTTGGACAATACTGACACTATGGAAACAGATGAAATTATTCCAATTTTGGAAAAACTGGCCCCTGCTGAAGATGAACTGAGCTGTTTTTCTAAAAGTTCTCTGCTTCCAGGGGATGACACAGTCCCAGATTTAGAAGAGAAAATAGACAACTGTTTGGGTTCACCATCCAAGCAGGAAAGCAATGAAAGTCTGCCAAAAGAGGCTTTCTTAGTACTGTCTGATGAAGAGGATCCCTGTGATGAGAAGGAGGAACATGCTGAAGTGCTACTACCAAACAAGTCAAGTCTTCCAG aagaggtggaggaggagagaagaaaggaacgTGAGGAGGataaaggaggagaagagacccacaaagaagaagagaaacacacagagaaaa GTGAAGTGTCAAGGAGAAAGCGTTCCAAATCTGAGGACATGGACAGTGTTCATTCTAAACGTCGTCGGTACATGGGAGAAGATTATGAAGCAGAACTCCAAGTAAAAATTACAGCCAGAAAGGATGTTGACCAAAAATTAGAAAAG GTTATCCAGAGACTGCTAGAAGAAAAACTTACTGCTTTACAGTGTGCTGTATTTGACAAGACTCTGGCGGACTTGAAAACACGAATAGAGAAAGTAGAATGTAACAAGAGGCATAAGACTGTGCTTACTGAACTACAG GCTAAAATTGCTAGATTGACAAAGCGGTTTGGAGCAGCCAGGGAGGACCTGAAGAAAAGACAGGAA aATGCGCCAAATGTACCTCTGTCTCCAGCGAAGACAGCAAGTGACACTGCAAACACAAACAATGTGACTTATCG AAATGCTGGCACAGTGAGGCAGATGCTGGAGTCAAAGAGGAGTGTAGGTGAGAGCACGCCAGCAACTTTTCAAGCCACTGTGAATGCAG TGCCAGCTTCCAGTCTTGCTGTTCCTCCAGCAGTTGTCAGTGGACTTCCTAAGCCTCAGGCTCCAATGACCTCCACCAGCTCTTTGACAACAACAGTTCTTCCTACAGCTAATACAGCTACAGTTGTAGGCACTAACCAACTGCCCAGTGGCAGCACTCCATCAGTGTCTGTCTCATTGCAGTCTTTGCCCGTAATCTTACACGTACCTGTTGCAGTGTCATCCCAGCCTCAGATCCTGCAAGGTCACACAGGGACCTTGGTCACTAACCAACAGTCAGGCAACGTTGAATTTATATCCGTACAAAGCTCATCTACAGTTGGTAGCCTTACCAAAACTACAGTGTCTTTGGCATCAACTAACCCACCTAAACCAAATAACAGCCCATCTGTGCCCAGTCCTGGTACACAGAGGAACTCTCCAGCCAGTGCTGGGTCAATAGGCACAACGTTGGCAGTACAGGCTGTTTCTACTGCACATCCTGTTGCCCAGGCCACAAGGACTTCTTTGCCCACAGTGGGTACTTCAGGACTTTATAATGCTGCCAGCAGTCGAGCCCCCCTACAGATGAAGATTCCCCTCTCTGCATTTAGTAGTACAGCTCCTATTGAACCACCCACCATTACAGCACCCCGAGTTG AAAACCAGGCAAGCAAGCCACCAACAGATACTTCGGCAAACAAGCGAACTGCTGAGGGAACAACACAG CTCTCAGATCAAAAAGTAGTTCGCTGTGTGCCGTATACCTGTGGCATATTTGATGGTACAACTTTGATCAATTGTTTCGAAAAGCAGTTGAAACAGGAAGAGACTTCATCAGAAAATAAAGAAGCGGTAGAAGCAGCACAGACGAATTTTAACTTCCCTGAGGATGTCCTCTTTGgcttggaggaagaggaagaggatgctAAGAGCATCAAAAACACCCACAAGCAGACTGGCTGGGCAGCTAACCTATTAAAACAATGGCTGGCCAAAAATGGCAAGGATCCTAGCTTTGAATTGGTCCCAGTAAGTGAACTCAATGATATCTTAAGAGAGTTTTATTACACAATAAGAAATCATGATGGAAATACCTACAGTGTGGCAAGCTACAAGTCAATGCGTGCTGGCTTAAACCGGCATCTCAAAATGCCACCTTATAATCGTCAGATTTGCTTAATGAAGGACAAAGAGTTTGCTAGTGCAAACATGGTATTTGTGAGTGTGCTGAAGATGCTGCGCATGCAGGGAAAGGATGAGACTCACCACCATCCTCCTATAGCTGCTGAGGACTTGCGTAAGATTAAACAATCTGGTGTGCTGGGATTGCACAGTCCACTGGCACTCGTCAACAAGGTGTGGTTTGATTTGCAGTTGCATTTTGCCAAACGAGGGAGGGAACTTTTAAGAGATCTGGCTCCAGATGCTTTTGTTGTTGAGAAGGACAAGAACGGGCGTCGATACGCTATGTTTAGGTATCCTGgcaaaggaaaaaatggagaagatCCTCataaaatgggtaaaatgtaTGATATGCCAGGGGACCCAAACTGTCCTGTTTTTTCCTTGGAGCTTTATTTGTCTAAGTTGCCTCCGGAGCCCCCTGCCTTTTACCTGCATCCTTTAAAGCTAACGTCAGAGCAAATGCAAGAACAGCCTGTCTGGTACAAAAGAGAACCAATGGGTGTGAACTACTTAGGTACCATGATGCCCAGGATAAGTGTGGCAGCCAGGCTGTCTCAGCGATACACCAATCATTCTCTCCGAACTACTACCATCCAACTACTGTGTGAAGCAGGACTGGGGCCTAGAGAAATAATGGCAGTGACAGGCCATCGCTCTGAGTCTGCTATTAGACACTACTGGGGAGCTGCGGAAGTTCGCTACAGGGCTTGGTCAGATATAATGGAGAATAACACCCCCAATTACCTATATAGCAAGATCCCAAATGAAGTGATAAAAGAATCACTATCTGGTGCCTCCACCTCTTCTGTAAACCATGTTGTTCTAGAACAAAGCAAAATTCTATTCCCTAAGAAATCTCTTGTGCCACCTGGCACTAATTCTGTGACTTTAGTCCCTGAGGGACACCCGGCTCTGAATTCCAAAAGCCCCATCCTGTTGAGCCACAGTTCTTCCATGGTGTTTCTCCCCAAGAACATGGCCAGTGGGAACCTAACTGCCAGTCCCCTTCAAGGCTGTTGTAACGAACCTGTCTTTATAAAGCGTGTGATAAAACAAGAACCAATGACTTGA